In Vigna unguiculata cultivar IT97K-499-35 chromosome 3, ASM411807v1, whole genome shotgun sequence, a single genomic region encodes these proteins:
- the LOC114177555 gene encoding cannabidiolic acid synthase-like 1 — TNQTNSSYSSVLDAPIHNLRLLNISSKPQVIVTPLDVSHIQATIICSQRHGLQIRTRSGGHDYEGLSYAAEVPFVILDLFNLQQITIDVAWVQAEATLGELYYAISQKSKTLGFPAGVCATVGTGGHFSGGGYGSLMRKYGLAADNIIDAHIIDVNGNLLDRKAMGEDLFWAIRGGGGASFGVIVAWKIKLVPVPSTVTVFNVSRTLEEYETDIIQKWQLVANKLDKRIFLRMDLARANSSEHGKQTIQANFVSVFLGGVEEFIPLMRKSFPELGLDKKDCTETSWIGSVVFMNAGFSGSRDLEATEVLVNRTRTRVKNFKGKSDYVSKPIPLHGLRGLWRLLYDDGIEYGQLQFAPYGGIMDEISEPQTPFSHRSGYIFHIHYIATWLEEGDETAQRHMNWTRRVYKYMEPYVSKFPRAAYLNYRDLDIGVNNNGYTSYDQASIWGLKYFRNNFRRLVEVKTKVDPHNFFRNEQSIPTPSVHVP, encoded by the coding sequence ACCAATCAAACCAACTCTTCTTACTCCTCTGTCCTAGATGCTCCCATTCACAATCTCAGGCTCTTAAACATAAGCTCAAAACCCCAAGTCATTGTCACGCCACTCGACGTTTCCCACATTCAAGCCACCATAATCTGCTCCCAACGCCATGGTCTGCAGATTCGAACCCGAAGTGGAGGCCATGATTATGAGGGTCTCTCCTACGCTGCTGAGGTTCCCTTTGTCATTCTTGACCTCTTCAACCTTCAACAAATCACAATTGACGTAGCATGGGTTCAAGCTGAGGCAACTCTTGGTGAACTTTACTACGCGATTAGCCAGAAAAGCAAAACGCTAGGGTTCCCAGCGGGTGTGTGTGCCACTGTAGGCACTGGTGGCCACTTCAGTGGAGGTGGTTATGGATCCTTGATGCGTAAGTACGGTCTTGCCGCAGATAATATCATAGATGCTCACATCATAGACGTGAATGGTAATCTTCTTGACAGAAAAGCCATGGGTGAGGATCTGTTTTGGGCCATCAGAGGAGGTGGTGGAGCAAGCTTTGGAGTCATCGTGGCTTGGAAGATAAAACTAGTTCCAGTTCCATCAACTGTGACAGTGTTCAATGTTTCAAGGACATTGGAAGAATATGAAACCGATATTATTCAAAAGTGGCAGCTTGTGGCGAATAAATTGGACAAGCGCATATTCCTTAGGATGGACTTGGCAAGGGCAAATTCAAGTGAACATGGAAAGCAAACAATACAAGCAAATTTTGTGTCCGTGTTTCTGGGAGGTGTAGAAGAGTTTATTCCATTGATGCGAAAGAGCTTCCCAGAGTTGGGTTTGGACAAAAAAGACTGTACTGAGACGAGTTGGATTGGCTCAGTTGTTTTCATGAATGCTGGGTTCAGTGGATCTAGAGACCTTGAAGCCACTGAAGTTTTGGTGAACAGAACTCGAACTCGTGTGAAGAACTTCAAAGGGAAATCTGATTATGTGAGCAAACCAATTCCTCTTCATGGATTACGAGGGTTATGGCGCTTGCTTTATGACGATGGCATTGAATATGGTCAGCTTCAATTTGCCCCTTATGGAGGCATAATGGATGAGATTTCTGAACCTCAAACTCCATTCTCACACAGATCCGGATACATATTTCATATTCACTATATTGCCACTTGGCTTGAGGAAGGCGACGAGACTGCGCAAAGACACATGAATTGGACTAGAAGAGTGTATAAATATATGGAACCTTATGTTTCAAAGTTTCCAAGAGCTGCATATCTGAATTACAGAGATCTTGACATTGGGGTGAATAACAATGGCTACACCAGCTACGACCAAGCCAGCATTTGGGGTCTCAAGTATTTCCGTAACAATTTCAGGAGATTGGTAGAAGTGAAGACCAAGGTTGATCCTCATAACTTTTTTAGAAACGAACAAAGCATTCCTACACCGTCCGTCCATGTACCTTAG